One segment of Curtobacterium poinsettiae DNA contains the following:
- a CDS encoding LemA family protein: MDTGLVTTLIVVGVVVVVLVIIGIYLWVTYNSLVTLKVRVDEAWSDISVQLKRRADLIPTIVDTVKGYATHEKAVFDDVTKARAETLSAGDADTASTAEGHMQKALKSVFAVAEGYPQLQSSQNFLQLQSELVDTEDKIQAARRFYNGGVRELNTKIRVFPNSAFAKNRGFSEAPFFETNEPAAIAEPPRVQF, translated from the coding sequence ATGGACACCGGACTCGTCACGACGCTCATCGTCGTCGGAGTGGTGGTGGTCGTCCTGGTGATCATCGGGATCTACCTCTGGGTGACGTACAACTCCCTCGTCACGCTCAAGGTCCGGGTCGACGAGGCCTGGAGCGACATCTCGGTGCAACTGAAGCGCCGCGCCGACCTCATCCCCACCATCGTGGACACGGTCAAGGGGTACGCCACGCACGAGAAGGCGGTCTTCGACGACGTGACGAAGGCCCGCGCCGAGACCCTGTCCGCCGGTGACGCCGACACGGCCTCCACCGCCGAGGGGCACATGCAGAAGGCGCTGAAGAGCGTGTTCGCGGTGGCCGAGGGGTACCCGCAGCTGCAGTCGAGCCAGAACTTCCTGCAGTTGCAGTCCGAACTCGTCGACACGGAGGACAAGATCCAGGCGGCCCGCCGCTTCTACAACGGTGGCGTGCGTGAGCTGAACACGAAGATCCGGGTGTTCCCGAACTCCGCGTTCGCGAAGAACCGCGGCTTCTCCGAGGCGCCGTTCTTCGAGACGAACGAGCCGGCGGCCATCGCCGAGCCGCCGCGCGTCCAGTTCTGA